A window of Candidatus Thermoplasmatota archaeon genomic DNA:
CAAAGGCGCAAGAGAAGGAAAGAAAATTGTTAGCATCCATCCAATGTTCGGCCCGGAGGTAGAGAATTTAAAGAGCAAAAACATATTAGTCTGTGATTGCGGTAATGCACAGGCAGTTAGAGAAATAAAAGGATTGTTTAAAGGCTCAGGCGCGAGAATCTTAGAATTGGATTTGGAGCAGCATGATAAGTTTATGGCTTATGTACTTAGCTTGACCCATGCAGTAAACATAATATTTTATAAAACTTTAACTCAAAGTAGTCTTTTGAAAAGGTTGATAAAAGTTAGCTCTTTAAATTTTGATGCCCAGATCAAACTAGCAACTAAAATAATAGCTCAAGATCCAAAGCTATGCTACGAAATCCAAAGTAACAATCCTTATAGCATCAAAGCTACTAAAGATTTTACTAATTTATTTCATGCACTCCAAAAAATATTAGCTACAAAAGATTTGAAAAAATTTATAAAATTTATGAGGTAAAAAGATGAAAGTACTTAAGTTTGGAGGGGCTTGCTTGAAAGATGCAGAAATGTTTATGAGAACTGCAAGCGTAATCGAGCGCGAAAAAGAAGAGAAAGCAATAGTAATTTCTGCAGTAGAAAATGTGACTGACATGCTTAGAGAGCATTTGAAAAATTTTAATAATATTGACAATATAGATAGTTTAATTCAGAAGCTCAGAGCAATGCATGAAGAAATAATATTGACTGCTATTCAGCCTAAAAAGATTTTAGATAGCCTCATACCAGAGCTCGATGATAAACTAAAAAAATTAGAAAGGTTGCTTTACGGAATAGCTTATACTGAAGAGCTAACGTTAAGAACACAAGATTTGATTTTGAGTTTCGGCGAGCGCTTATCTGCGTGCGTACTTAAAGGTATTTTACAAGCTAGAAATATAGATGCAAAAGTATTCGAAACCGATAGCGTGATAATTACAGATGATGCATTTGGCAGCGCTACAGCACTTTTGCAAGAAAGTGAGGAGAAATTTTCTGAGCTAGTAATACCGAGTATTAAAAACAAACAGTTACCAATACTCACAGGATTTTTTGGCGCTACTAAGGAAGGCTATGTGACAACTTTAGGTAGAGGCGGTAGCGATTACAGCGGTGCAATTGCCGCCTACGCACTTAACGCAAGAGCTGTAGAGCTATGGAAAGATGTTGACGGTTTTATGAGTGCAGACCCT
This region includes:
- a CDS encoding aspartate kinase codes for the protein MKVLKFGGACLKDAEMFMRTASVIEREKEEKAIVISAVENVTDMLREHLKNFNNIDNIDSLIQKLRAMHEEIILTAIQPKKILDSLIPELDDKLKKLERLLYGIAYTEELTLRTQDLILSFGERLSACVLKGILQARNIDAKVFETDSVIITDDAFGSATALLQESEEKFSELVIPSIKNKQLPILTGFFGATKEGYVTTLGRGGSDYSGAIAAYALNARAVELWKDVDGFMSADPKIVKNAFYLDSLSYDEAAELAYFGAEIIHPRTVEPVSEKNIPIIIKNIFKPDKEGSRIAASTFKKGEVIKSVACRNDLGLLKVYGKGAGYRPGTLSEITSHLGKICINIYSATTSQTCVSLLLHKNDLKKGFEILNSVKGGTIEKVESLGEIALICVVGEGLARTKGLAARIFKAVAEQNINVELISAGASTVAFHFTVAVKDLGKAVKAVHKEFFGSA
- a CDS encoding prephenate dehydrogenase, which produces MKKALVIGGKGGMGKWLAKFLRSKGYEVFINDPQGRVRGFKSISGFKDALNFKLIALATPISNTRAILENIIKEDVNSLIFDLCSVKSPIKNQLLKGAREGKKIVSIHPMFGPEVENLKSKNILVCDCGNAQAVREIKGLFKGSGARILELDLEQHDKFMAYVLSLTHAVNIIFYKTLTQSSLLKRLIKVSSLNFDAQIKLATKIIAQDPKLCYEIQSNNPYSIKATKDFTNLFHALQKILATKDLKKFIKFMR